The proteins below come from a single Xiphophorus hellerii strain 12219 chromosome 14, Xiphophorus_hellerii-4.1, whole genome shotgun sequence genomic window:
- the LOC116732755 gene encoding uncharacterized protein LOC116732755, producing the protein MPSQKGKGCPASHRYRPASEYDDATLAQKREYWRNKKREQRARLSEQRKKSTQDSSEEKLSYMYVSAGVNTNLSDPLAALSSPLLSNDVSYSSLSKSERTIEHSSTKAPKKQERHQAMTVSKVLRNLQPTSCSILATAAEGGSVTVKRPTTKSLRNLVTSSKSSGTELNTSSSVPPVRVTPFTSSSSTKTEPKPCGSMQDSPLPNTTSEAQVALNGLQVLPCVTTDTMHAALCGPVFNKTEGQRIHTTPQSGLKSALVTIKRATCFGITPAPMEEEERAAKRREHWRIKKREQRAKLAAKTTKVRERPQNRDGLPAQKTILVANSTLTSQSFLRGTSQKRNPVRVKGPYTTVRLETENLQSGLAVPDLQTEQIKVQNPHGHKMEQTVGTFNTTAVRKPAESQRKLTYMHHSNITQETSSCKTLRQRSIETQKNFLNQRNLRNKPFLTAVGFRTRAIPTMDTNDTPEQILAKRREYWRNKKREQRAKLSLEKKVRLKEKDSLTRRVKRYQQILEEMRKARTLAHSTEKTPTLASEAIGGFIKEDGTLTINIPHSAKYQSIVGDKSEEKLHDISKKMQPTSQTDMNWRSVSPCRVNRRSPLTRSSQGKTAFSFVQTVNKTSKLIAVKPQSHLDITTSSSPKPSKSVQQLTLTHLQSPHNAASVAGSKFGGCVMKMSISSRTPSLPLLSVGPKLSEEERMAKKREYWRTKKREQRAARASRLKHSIFQARTSAGLLRRRVHTQELNTVQPSTNLTISAEKAQHFPNNSVSAIPHANEIKQEGESVPAADLNSLPDQAICPDKPPTSPPAPPEPEPETSLSSDSQATTLLAVASMKKLLEESLSSVSENQIEQAGVKIETTEDASEQDIKPVLSQLHCEENDKDLLPACLTSQIKSLLSDSDVLEGKDLPNPQLSDAVPSLSASGEVAHSACAQSPRTSSTPFITTASSCGTRRSYSSNWAHQSCWSEELPKLHHITTTSLDPPQQHQLDQHDQQRHNSSVPPAERFCSSMTRKSSSNILQKKREYWKLMKRQQRARLKARQKEILSKNTQNAGLDINISECVNPSKPSFQSCSSVTSVPAMSSVPDILVGSSCKIEQSPDTFCIKPPIISREGNVKDEPSSHLTDFLGVSSPHCQKWTPRATETETAPSFPTLKPPDNPLTSIHLQPIELPDRHQNPILSPIKISCAQLQSPINKVESAAQAASICIMMPPKPIPGESEEDFLRRKREYWRLKKKEQRAKKAFQYKGFTSIRDSSGSSSSDLPGQDLQTPTTAMEDSSQWGNSSDASENLMSIPVDPDPPPFIYTNCPAQVEGEADILFADGDDDHDGNDEEEDSMSEAVWRNRYLMDYDPLNQLLVCMVCGELQYSHSLEGVQAHIDEAHPLTLRLEPREKQRILEAWDEQVSQRERFFSSQLQQHCGAAEETYRN; encoded by the exons ATGCCATCTCAGAAAGGTAAAGGTTGTCCAGCGTCCCATCGCTACCGGCCAGCCTCTGAATATGATGATGCCACCCTCGCCCAAAAGAGAGAATATTGGAGAAATAAGAAAAGGGAGCAGAGGGCCCGACTGTCTGAACAGAGAAAGAAGTCAACACAAGACAGCAGTGAGGAAAAGCTCTCATACATGTATGTCTCTGCAGGGGTCAATACCAATTTGTCAGACCCCTTGGCTGCCTTGTCCTCTCCTTTGCTAAGTAATGATGTCTCATATAGTTCTTTATCAAAGAGTGAAAGGACAATTGAACACAGTTCAACAAAGGCCCCTAAAAAACAGGAGCGGCATCAGGCAATGACAGTTAGCAAGGTCCTGCGTAACTTGCAGCCAACATCGTGCTCCATTTTGGCTACAGCAGCTGAGGGTGGCTCTGTCACAGTGAAACGTCCAACAACCAAAAGTCTTAGGAATCTGGTTACCTCATCCAAAAGCAGCGGAACCGAACTGAACACCAGTTCATCAGTGCCTCCAGTCAGAGTAACCCCTTttaccagcagcagctccacaaAAACAGAACCCAAGCCATGTGGATCAATGCAGGACTCACCACTCCCAAACACAACATCAGAGGCACAAGTGGCATTGAATGGGCTCCAGGTGTTGCCTTGTGTAACAACAGATACAATGCATGCAGCTTTATGTGGccctgtttttaataaaacagaggGCCAAAGAATACACACAACACCTCAAAGTGGATTAAAGAGTGCCTTGGTCACTATAAAAAGGGCTACATGTTTTGGCATTACACCAGCTcccatggaggaggaggagagagcaGCCAAGCGAAGAGAGCACTGGAGAATCAAAAAACGAGAGCAGAGAGCAAAGCTGGCAGCTAAGACCACTAAAGTCAGAGAGAGGCCACAAAACAGAGATGGGCTACCGGCACAGAAGACAATACTTGTGGCCAACTCAACTCTGACCTCTCAGTCGTTTCTGAGAGGCACAAGCCAGAAGCGGAATCCAGTTCGGGTTAAAGGGCCGTATACAACAGTTAGATTGGAGACTGAAAACCTGCAAAGTGGGTTAGCTGTGCCTGACCTGCAAACAGAGCAGATAAAAGTACAGAATCCACATGGGCATAAGATGGAACAGACAGTCGGAACGTTTAATACAACCGCAGTAAGGAAGCCAGCAGAATcacagagaaaactaacttatatGCATCATTCTAACATTACCCAAGAGACTTCATCATGTAAAACACTTCGACAAAGGTCCATTGAAACACAGAAGAATTTCCTGAATCAGAGAAATCTAAGAAATAAACCTTTCTTGACAGCTGTAGGGTTTCGTACCAGAGCTATCCCCACAATGGACACTAATGACACACCAGAGCAAATACTAGCCAAGCGGAGAGAGTACTGGCGGAATAAGAAGCGTGAACAACGAGCTAAGCTTTCACTGGAGAAGAAGGTTCGACTAAAGGAGAAGGACTCTTTGACACGCCGAGTAAAGCGTTACCAACAAATCCTTGAAGAAATGAGAAAGGCAAGAACCTTGGCTCATTCAACTGAGAAGACCCCTACACTCGCATCTGAGGCCATTGGGGGGTTCATCAAAGAGGATGGGACTCTTACAATTAACATACCTCACAGTGCAAAATATCAAAGTATAGTTGGAGACAAAAGTGAAGAAAAGCTCCATGACATTTCTAAGAAGATGCAGCCAACGTCACAAACTGATATGAACTGGAGAAGTGTTTCCCCATGTAGGGTAAATCGGCGTTCACCTCTAACTCGCTCATCTCAGGGTAaaactgctttttcttttgtgcaGACAGTCAACAAAACTTCTAAATTAATTGCTGTCAAACCACAATCTCACCTTGACATAACAACTAGTTCCAGTCCAAAGCCAAGCAAAAGTGTTCAGCAGCTCACACTAACTCATCTCCAGTCCCCTCATAATGCAGCCTCAGTCGCAGGGTcaaagtttggtggctgtgtcATGAAAATGAGCATCTCAAGCCGTACGCCATCACTTCCACTGCTATCCGTGGGTCCAAAGCTGTCAGAAGAGGAGAGGATGGCAAAGAAGAGGGAATACTGGAGAACAAAGAAACGTGAGCAGCGAGCGGCTCGTGCTTCACGACTGAAACACAGTATTTTCCAAGCAAGGACCAGTGCAGGGTTACTGAGGAGGAGGGTGCATACACAAGAATTAAACACCGTGCAGCCGAGCACCAATCTTACTATCAGTGCAGAAAAAGCACAACATTTTCCAAACAACTCTGTGAGTGCTATACCAcatgcaaatgaaataaaacaggagGGTGAGTCTGTGCCAGCAGCTGACCTAAATTCTCTACCAGATCAAGCCATCTGTCCAGACAAACCCCCGACCTCCCCACCTGCACCTCCAGAGCCGGAGCCTGAGACATCTCTCAGTTCAGACAGCCAAGCCACCACTCTGCTGGCTGTAGCCTCTATGAAGAAACTGCTGGAGGAATCCCTCAGCTCAGTTTCAGAGAATCAAATCGAACAGGCTGGTGTGAAAATAGAAACAACCGAAGATGCTTCAGAGCAGGACATAAAGCCTGTTTTATCACAGCTTCATTGTGAAGAGAATGACAAGGATTTATTACCTGCTTGCTTGACATCCCAAATTAAAAGCTTGCTGTCGGATAGTGATGTGCTGGAGGGAAAAGACTTACCAAATCCCCAGCTCAGTGATGCAGTTCCGTCTCTTTCTGCGTCAGGTGAGGTGGCGCACTCTGCCTGCGCTCAGTCACCCCGGACGTCTTCAACACCTTTCATCACCACAGCCTCATCATGTGGAACTCGGAGATCTTACAGCAGCAATTGGGCCCATCAAAGCTGCTGGTCTGAAGAACTACCGAAGCTCCATCACATCACAACTACATCACTGGATCCACCACAGCAGCATCAACTTGATCAGCATGATCAGCAGAGACACAACAGCTCTGTGCCACCTGCAGAAAGGTTCTGCAGCAGTATGACAAGGAAGAGCAGCTCAAACATCCTTCAGAAGAAGAGGGAATACTGGAAGCTGATGAAAAGGCAGCAGAGGGCGAGGTTAAAGGCCAGGCAGAAGGAGATTCTTTCAAAGAATACCCAG aATGCAGGACTTGATATTAATATTAGTGAATGTGTAAATCCATCAAAGCCATCCTTCCAGTCCTGTTCGTCTGTCACATCAGTACCTGCCATGAGCAGCGTCCCTGACATCTTGGTTGGCTCATCGTGTAAAATTGAACAATCACCTGACACATTCTGTATTAAACCCCCCATCATCAGCAGAGAGGGAAACGTGAAAGATGAACCTTCATCACATCTGACTGACTTTCTTGGAGTTTCTTCACCTCACTGCCAAAAGTGGACACCCAGAGCCACAGAGACTGAGACAGCCCCTTCTTTTCCTACTCTGAAGCCCCCAGACAACCCTCTGACAAGCATCCACCTGCAGCCCATTGAACTTCCTGATAGACATCAAAATCCCATCCTTAGTCCTATAAAAATCTCTTGTGCTCAACTTCAAAGTCCCATAAATAAGGTGGAGTCTGCTGCCCAGGCAGCATCAATATGCATCATGATGCCTCCAAAGCCCATCCCTGGGGAGTCTGAGGAGGACTTTCTGAGGAGAAAGCGAGAGTACTGGAGGTTAAAAAAGAAGGAGCAAAGAGCAAAGAAGGCATTTCAGTACAAGGGGTTCACCTCAATAAGAGACtccagcggcagcagcagctctgatctGCCTGGTCAGGATCTACAGACGCCGACGACAGCTATGGAG GATTCCAGTCAGTGGGGAAACTCCTCTGATGCATCTGAAAATCTAATGAG CATCCCAGTGGATCCTGACCCACCACCGTTTATATACACCAACTGCCCAGCTCAGGTAGAAG gtgagGCAGATATTTTGTTTgctgatggtgatgatgatcaTGATGGtaatgatgaggaggaggattCTATGTCAGAGGCGGTCTGGAGAAACCGCTACCTCATGGACTATGATCCACTCAACCAGCTGCTGGTGTGCATGGTCTGTGGTGAGCTGCAGTACTCCCACAGCCTGGAGGGGGTGCAGGCCCACATCGACGAGGCACACCCCCTCACCCTGAGGCTGGAACCCAGGGAGAAACAGAGGATCCTGGAGGCCTGGGACGAGCAGGTGTCGCAGCGGGAGCGCTTCTTCAGCagccagctgcagcagcactgTGGTGCTGCAGAAG aaacataCAGGAACTGA
- the ecsit gene encoding evolutionarily conserved signaling intermediate in Toll pathway, mitochondrial isoform X2, which translates to MKCSRCLLQLVRSGRTAAQRGSLLLSPSSGQLIVQHNQQQQVLRQFRCSPASAKSQPEHVRFVNDDDTKKAKSLVTQEDLFEQVAKESKTKATFNQVIDVFTKRDIRRRGHVEFIYAALKKMPEFGVERDLTVYNKLLDVFPKEVFVPRNFIQRMFNHYPRQQECGVQVLEQMESYGIMPNIETKVLLVQIFGEKSHPIRKYQRIMYWFPKFKHVNPFPIPQPLPEDAVDLAVLSLTRIANDLDAKTTVYQLPFTDITESGEEISFPHIVGIQSPNQMELLAKHNPNRPVFVEGPFPLWLKKTCVYYYILRADPTPPEEKLDLDLDRDLGDEENFDVDDLDEGPVFAMCMTSRGDQATLNQWISGLQQNNPILGRIPTLFRLDAGTRKLEGVADTEAGHSHRPHPQSQREDWPPAEDPEVAVEEEKPRRSQGMKQ; encoded by the exons ATGAAGTGTTCCCGGTGCCTCCTGCAGCTCGTTCGGTCCGGCCGGACTGCTGCCCAGCGTGGTTCCCTGCTCCTGTCCCCGTCCTCCGGTCAGCTTATTGTGCAACACAACCAACAGCAGCAG GTGCTGAGGCAATTTCGTTGCAGCCCAGCGTCGGCAAAGAGTCAACCGGAACATGTACGGTTTGTTAATGACGATGACACGAAGAAGGCCAAGTCCTTGGTCACCCAGGAGGATTTGTTTGAGCAGGTGGCCAAAGAGTCCAAAACCAAGGCCACATTTAACCAAGTGATTGATGTCTTCACTAAGAGGGACATAAGACGGCGTGGCCATGTGGAGTTCATCTACGCTGCTTTGAAGAAAATGCCAGAATTTGGAGTAGAGAGAGACCTAACAGTATACAACAAACTGCTGGATGTTTTTCCCAAAGAGGTTTTTGTGCCCAGAAACTTTATTCAGCGAATGTTCAACCACTACCCTAGACAGCAGGAGTGTGGGGTTCAGGTTCTGGAGCAGATGGAGAGCTATG GTATAATGCCCAACATTGAGACCAAGGTCCTACTGGTCCAGATCTTTGGGGAGAAGAGCCACCCTATAAGAAAGTACCAACGCATCATGTACTGGTTCCCCAAGTTCAAGCACGTAAATCCCTTCCCTATTCCTCAGCCTCTGCCTGAAGACGCTGTGGACCTGGCTGTCTTGAGCCTGACTCGCATTGCCAACGACTTGGATGCTAAAACTACAGTTTATCAG CTGCCCTTCACTGACATCACTGAAAGTGGGGAAGAAATCAGCTTTCCACATATTGTAG GCATTCAGAGCCCCAACCAGATGGAGCTGCTGGCCAAGCATAACCCAAACAGGCCTGTGTTTGTGGAGGGGCCCTTCCCCCTGTGGCTGAAGAAGACTTGTGTCTACTACTACATCCTCAGAGCTGACCCCACGCCTCCTGAAGAAAAG CTTGATCTGGATTTGGACCGTGACCTGGGGGACGAGGAGAACTTTGATGTGGACGATT TGGATGAAGGTCCAGTCTTCGCCATGTGCATGACCAGCCGGGGAGACCAGGCCACTCTGAACCAGTGGATCTCCGGCCTCCAGCAGAACAACCCCATCCTAGGGAGAATTCCCACTTTGTTCCGCCTGGATGCTGGAACTCGGAAACTGGAAGGAGTGGCGGACACAGAGGCGGGTCATAGTCATCGACCTCATCCACAGAGCCAAAGGGAAGACTGGCCGCCTGCTGAAGATCCTGAGGTTGCAGTGGAGGAGGAGAAGCCCAGGAGAAGCCAGGGGATGAAACAATGA
- the ecsit gene encoding evolutionarily conserved signaling intermediate in Toll pathway, mitochondrial isoform X1 produces MKCSRCLLQLVRSGRTAAQRGSLLLSPSSGQLIVQHNQQQQVLRQFRCSPASAKSQPEHVRFVNDDDTKKAKSLVTQEDLFEQVAKESKTKATFNQVIDVFTKRDIRRRGHVEFIYAALKKMPEFGVERDLTVYNKLLDVFPKEVFVPRNFIQRMFNHYPRQQECGVQVLEQMESYGIMPNIETKVLLVQIFGEKSHPIRKYQRIMYWFPKFKHVNPFPIPQPLPEDAVDLAVLSLTRIANDLDAKTTVYQLPFTDITESGEEISFPHIVGIQSPNQMELLAKHNPNRPVFVEGPFPLWLKKTCVYYYILRADPTPPEEKEEEVYDPERCFYYPLQLDLDLDRDLGDEENFDVDDLDEGPVFAMCMTSRGDQATLNQWISGLQQNNPILGRIPTLFRLDAGTRKLEGVADTEAGHSHRPHPQSQREDWPPAEDPEVAVEEEKPRRSQGMKQ; encoded by the exons ATGAAGTGTTCCCGGTGCCTCCTGCAGCTCGTTCGGTCCGGCCGGACTGCTGCCCAGCGTGGTTCCCTGCTCCTGTCCCCGTCCTCCGGTCAGCTTATTGTGCAACACAACCAACAGCAGCAG GTGCTGAGGCAATTTCGTTGCAGCCCAGCGTCGGCAAAGAGTCAACCGGAACATGTACGGTTTGTTAATGACGATGACACGAAGAAGGCCAAGTCCTTGGTCACCCAGGAGGATTTGTTTGAGCAGGTGGCCAAAGAGTCCAAAACCAAGGCCACATTTAACCAAGTGATTGATGTCTTCACTAAGAGGGACATAAGACGGCGTGGCCATGTGGAGTTCATCTACGCTGCTTTGAAGAAAATGCCAGAATTTGGAGTAGAGAGAGACCTAACAGTATACAACAAACTGCTGGATGTTTTTCCCAAAGAGGTTTTTGTGCCCAGAAACTTTATTCAGCGAATGTTCAACCACTACCCTAGACAGCAGGAGTGTGGGGTTCAGGTTCTGGAGCAGATGGAGAGCTATG GTATAATGCCCAACATTGAGACCAAGGTCCTACTGGTCCAGATCTTTGGGGAGAAGAGCCACCCTATAAGAAAGTACCAACGCATCATGTACTGGTTCCCCAAGTTCAAGCACGTAAATCCCTTCCCTATTCCTCAGCCTCTGCCTGAAGACGCTGTGGACCTGGCTGTCTTGAGCCTGACTCGCATTGCCAACGACTTGGATGCTAAAACTACAGTTTATCAG CTGCCCTTCACTGACATCACTGAAAGTGGGGAAGAAATCAGCTTTCCACATATTGTAG GCATTCAGAGCCCCAACCAGATGGAGCTGCTGGCCAAGCATAACCCAAACAGGCCTGTGTTTGTGGAGGGGCCCTTCCCCCTGTGGCTGAAGAAGACTTGTGTCTACTACTACATCCTCAGAGCTGACCCCACGCCTCCTGAAGAAAAG GAAGAGGAAGTCTACGATCCAGAGCGCTGCTTCTACTACCCTCTGCAGCTTGATCTGGATTTGGACCGTGACCTGGGGGACGAGGAGAACTTTGATGTGGACGATT TGGATGAAGGTCCAGTCTTCGCCATGTGCATGACCAGCCGGGGAGACCAGGCCACTCTGAACCAGTGGATCTCCGGCCTCCAGCAGAACAACCCCATCCTAGGGAGAATTCCCACTTTGTTCCGCCTGGATGCTGGAACTCGGAAACTGGAAGGAGTGGCGGACACAGAGGCGGGTCATAGTCATCGACCTCATCCACAGAGCCAAAGGGAAGACTGGCCGCCTGCTGAAGATCCTGAGGTTGCAGTGGAGGAGGAGAAGCCCAGGAGAAGCCAGGGGATGAAACAATGA